Genomic DNA from Molothrus aeneus isolate 106 chromosome Z, BPBGC_Maene_1.0, whole genome shotgun sequence:
AACTAGTGATGCTGGGTCTTTGTAAGATTTCTTGAGGCTTAAATTACATAAATGAAGTTTTTACTATAtaaatttttccagaaaaataagCTTCCTGTCTAGATGCACTCAGAGCTCTCCAGGTTATTGGGATGTGGTTTTTCTTCATGCATGCCAGACATTATCATAGTCTGGATCTGTGCTTATGTTGCTCTAATGAGTTTACCTTGTACACATGTCAGAACCAGCATATAATTATCCAGCCACCTAAGGGCTTTTCTTAAATATCAGAGTGTCTCAAACGCCCTGCGGAAAGCTGGAAACGATGACTATCCCTAGAAAGTCACAATGTCTCTGACTGCAGTGCAGATACAGAGTCATGGGATACTCTGTAGCTTCCATTCATGCCTGGTGGCTTTTCCTGCCTGATCTGTTCCTGTTCTTGGATGACTGAATCCTTTTAACCACTCCTCCCAtggaaggtttttttcccctgcggTGACATCATCCCTTAAAACCCTGGGCTGTACCTTCCAGGTTGTACAGGAGCTTTGGTATGCCCACTCTCATCTCCCTCAAGGTGTGTGTGAACCTCAGTTACCCTCCCTTTGGTCTTCCTTGGTTGCTTAAGAATATCTTAATTTTTCCTGGCAGGTAAAAGCAGGCCGACAGAGAAGggggaggtgacagcagcagcagtgtgtgccaGCTGTAGGGTGCCTGCCCATGGGCACAAAATGCTGGAGTTTGCCCTGGCTTGGGACATGCCCTGTGTTCACTTTGGCTCCAAGGAGAAGCTGCACCTCAGGTAGGTGTATTCTCTCCACTGGTGTTTGGCTCATGCCCCCAGAGCTctgttttccctcctccctgaCTTGTGTACTATGAGGGGACCTTTTGCCACACACTCGTGGTGGCTGTGGCCCTGCCACCTCAGGGAGAGGACCCTgtgtcctgcccctgctccccaaTGCCCCTGCAGTAGCAGCTGAGTTCTGCTGTTCTCTGCAGTCCAGTGTCCCTCTGTGGTGTCTGTGGGGGTTTCCCAGGTGGAGCCCACAGGGTGCTGACCAAACCCTTCCTTGGCAGGCGGTACACCCGGTTTTTTGGCAGCAACGGcgatgctgctcctgccctgtcccactaCGCCCTGACACACTACGAGGAGTGGGAGAGGAAGATCGAAGCGTGGCAGGATCCCATCCTGGAGAACAGGTAGGGCAGATGGGAGCACCTTCCCAGTGGCCTCCTGGGCTTGGCTGCCACAGGTTCATCACCACCTCAGCCTCCGAGGCTGAGCTTCCCTCTTTCCCGCAGCCAGCTGCCTTCCTGGTACAAGTCAGCCCTGTTCAATGAGCTCTACTTCCTGACGGATGGAGGGACCATCTGGATGGAGGTGCCCCCTGATTGCCGTGccgaggagctgcaggggccggcgggggcggggctctcccacctcctccctgTCCTGCGGGAGTACGGAAGGTTTGCTTATTTGGAAGGTAACTCACAAGGACGTGAGGCACTCTCCAGCCTCAAGCCCTCCTCCCATTATCTGTGGCCATGTGTTTTGAACTTGCCATGGGGGTGTTTTTCACACTCCAGTGGGTAGGGGGCAGTGCTATTCCCAGGAAAAGCCCTTGCAGCCCTGAAGGATAGGGCATGGAGTGTTCTGCACATGCCTGGTGCTCTGGGTAGAGAATGAAACCCTCTTGAAATGGGAGCCCCTGTCCGTGCTGGGGAAGATGCCCCTGTCCAGGGCCCTGTGGAGGGAGGAGCTTTGCCCCTtgtcccctgcccatggcagtctCCTTTGCCTCACcacctgccctgtcctgccaggcCAGGAGTACCGGATGTACAACACCTACGATGTCCATTTCTACGCCTCCTTTGCTCTCATCATGCTGTGGCCCAAGCTGCAGATCAGCCTGCAGTATGACATTGgtgagtgtccccagagccctgccttgctgcctgctcagggcttcacctggggaggggacagagccttgggcacagctgctgctgctgctgcagagatgtGTGCCTTGGAGCCAGCAGCCCCCTCCGGCcgctctgctgtgcccagctcttgCAGCCCTGGAATgttgctgccccagcagctctgtgcccagcactgggggCACCTTCTTGCCATGCTGGGGGTgcccagctggctctgcctgccctgggggagcccctggttttcccagctctgtccttaCCCCTTGCAGAGGAGACATGGAGCTGTTTGCAGACTCCCAGTGCTCTGGCTGTGTTTAGTGGCCGCTTGGCGGTGGCCTGAGTAGGGGTGTGGAGCACAGCCCTTTGCTGGGCTCTGGTAGGGCTGAGCCCACTGGGTacccttcccagccctcccttAAGGGGGTAGTGACAGTTTCATATCCCCTGCTGAGTGCgggatggagagcagcctgtCCCCTCAGCCCTTTGCAGAGGGCTGTGATCTTGGAGCTCCAAAGGGCAGCCTgatgtgctggtgctggtggctctgcctgtgcttaTGCTTGGtcctttctgcagctgtttttgCTCTCATTCTTACTTGTCCTGCGTTGTGTCCTCTGCAGCTGTCACTGTGGTGAACGAGGATGTCCAGCCCCGGCAGTACCTGATGTGTGGTCAGACAGCCCAGGTGAAAATGAAGAATGTGGTGCCACACGACATTGGGGACCCAGGTGAGGGGTCTgtgggggagcagaggggatgcCAAGCTGTGGGAAAAGGGTATAGTGCGTGAAATACACTGTTTAttgttgtcaagcattggaactgGCTGCCTGGGAAGTTGTGGTGCCACCATCCATGGTGTATTTAAAAGCGTAGATGTGGCATTTAGGGATGTGGTTCAGTAGTGGACTTAGCAGTGCtgagaggtcttttccaacttaaatgaTTGTGTGATTCTATGTTTTCTGGGAATGGAAACCTGGATGATGTGGGGTGGTGATGAAGACCGTGCTGCATTAATCTTTTACAAGGGAGACAGAGGGAAGTAGCCGGAGGGCTGTTCTCGCTGGAGATGGCGCAGGCTACaacaaatatttcagtgctgtttgATCACAGTACCCTTGGGTCCTCGCTCCCGTGTAGGAGGAGGGATGTTTGTTGcttgctgccctgctgcatcTGCTCTGTCCTGGTTTAGGTGACGAGCCATGGCAGCGTGTCAATGCCTACCTGATGCACGACACTGCTGACTGGAAGGACCTCAACCTCAAGTTTGTGCTGCAGGTGTACCGTGACTACTACCTGACCCATGACTCCCTGTACCTGCGGGACATGTGGCCAGTGTGCCAGGTACTGGGAGATCAGACTGTGGGCCGTCACCCTTCCCCACTTCCCACTTCAGGAGCCAAGCAGCTTCCTGAGAGGATGGATGCTCCCGAGCAGAGTGTGAGGAGCTTCCAGGATGTGAGGACTGCGTGACCATGTCCTGCCTCTCCCACAGGCTGTGATGGAGTCGGAGCTGAAGTTTGACACGGATAACGACGGGCTCATTGAAAACGGAGGCTTTGCTGACCAGACGTACGATGCGTGGGTGGTGCACGGAGCCAGGTGAGCAAGAGAGGCACATGGGGGTTGGAGAGGGGGTCTGTGGGGAGGGGACATagctcagagctgggccctTGTATCCCATTTGTCACTGAACCCTTGAGGTGTCCCACATTGCTGATGTTCCTCTCGTTTGGCTCTGGCAGTGCCTACTGTGGCGGACTGTGGCTGGCTGCAGTCTGCATGATGTGCAAGATGGCAGAGGTGCTTGGGGATACTGAGATCCAGCAGAAATACCTGGGCATCCTGAACAAGGGCAAGGAGGCGTTTGAGAGGATGCTCTGGAATGGTGGGTGCTCAGCAGTGGGGAACCACGCTCAGCTGGCCGTGTGTCCCTTGGGAGGGAGTGGCTCCTCCCTGCATCATGGAGCCTTGTGGGGaatgggggaaggaaggggcgaTACTGTCCCTGCaagctgggaggggaaggagctggtgTCTAGGAAGGGATAGGTgtgggaaagggagaagagtCTTGTGGAAaaagcagctgtgctcctgccacaCAGGGAGGTGTGTAGGGACAGCTCACATGAGCCAGTATCTTAATCTATTGTTTTTAAACTGTTTCTTGCCTTTTCTAGGAAAATACTACAACTATGATAGCAGTGGAAGTGACACGTCCATCAGCATCATGTCAGACCAGTGTGCTGGGCAGTGGTTTCTTGGAGCTTGTGGTCTGGACCAAGGGGAGTTTGAGGTAAGAGAAGGGGCTGCCTGGTGTGGTTGTGGCGAGATGGGACCTGTGGCatgagggaagcagcagcagggctggcacatgCTGGGGGTTACACTTTAGGGCTAATGTGGCAGGCACCTGCCGGCTCTCACACTGCACACCATAGTGGAGGCTGTTGGATGGGTACAGTGGAATCCATCTTAGACCAGAACCCTCTCAGAGAGAGGCAATGCAAGCAGGGATGTGTAACTGCAGCTAGCTTTGGCCCCAGTGGGGTTTGCTGTGGGCAAGGTGCTATTTGTTTTAAAACGGTagaaaaaattatatgaaaCTTTCCACATTATTTGCTGCCCTGAAAAGTCCAAAATTAATATCAGAGGGATCCATGGCTTATTCCAAGTCCTGAAGGCTTGGAATAAGTTGCTCTTCAGTTGCAAGAGAAGAAttggctgcagcctcctcatgtctgctgggatgctcagagcagccactgagccacagctcagagctgcaacACCCTAAAGAGAGAGGGGCAGTGCAGAACCCTTGGGTTATTTATACCCCatggctgctgtcacagcaaagCTTTCTGGTGGCCATGGGCAGCAGGCCAAGGCCTCAGCTGAGTGAAGGGAGGAGTGGCTTTGTCTTTGGGAGGGTGACAAACCACTTCACTGTGTGTTGGGAAATCAGAGGGGAGCTTCAGGTGACTTTAGCTGCTCATTCCCTCCTGTGTTTAAcccagtgtggggctggggctgtgcctggggctccaggcagggtctggcccagccctcctgcagtaaatccctcctgcagctccttttgGGGAGGAAACAGTAGATTTGGTGCAGTCCAGAATGTGGcctgcctctccccagcctcAGCGTGGTGCTGCTGAAGGTGGCACTTGTCCTTGCTCTCTGGTGAGCTCTGAGCTGACTGCAGGTGGGACTGCTGAATTCCTCTGTTACTATGAcatttcattgattttttttccatgtattttgctCCATTGCCTGGCTGGCATCACTCCTGTCTGTGAGCTCATTGACGTGGCCTTGGTGTGTGGCCTTGTGTGCACAAGTCAGCAGTGAACAAGTCAGAAATGAGATGTAAGAACTGTCTGTGATCCAGTCTTGAAGAGAGTGTGCCCAAAAGCTTCTGCCAGAGAAGGGCACCTCAGCCCTTCACTGAttcccacagcatcccctgggCTTATCTCCAGAGCCACAGTGGGGAAAAATGTCTGCAGGGATGCTTGGCTTGAGCATAGAGAGAAGggatttgctgcttttgctttggaCTGCCCAGCCTTCCCTGGCAAGGTTGTGTCTGGTGTCATCCCAGCCTCTGCTTCCCCTGGCTCTGGTGTCACCAGACTGACAATAAATGTCTGACATgttgctgggctgtgctgatgaGCCCCATGGCTCTTGTCTCCCTTGCAAGTGACAACCATAAAGTAGATGAGGATGGTGTGGTTGGCCAGGCCCCCAGAGCAAACCCACAAGCGATGGGGAAGGGGCTTGGCCAGTGATTGTGGGTGAGAAGCTGTTTCTGGAGATCAGCTAGTTAGATGAACTGTCAACGTCCTCTTGAGCAACGTGGAATGTGGTTCAGCATGTCTCTAAAGTATTTTAGGGGCTTTTTAAACCTTTTGGGGAAAGAGATGTTTCACTTCCTCCTGTTATTTTTTGAGGTGAGCATTTGTGTCTGTTGACCCAGTGAACTGTGTTGCCCTTTTCCTCATGGAAAATTCaatcctgctccagccccagcctgagGGGTCCACGTGAGCACCAAGCCCGTCTCTGTCCGCCCAGGTTTTCCCCAAGAGCCACGTCCTCAGCGCGCTCAAGACCATCTTCGAGAAGAACGTGCTGGGCTTTGCGGGCGGCACCATGGGCGCCGTGAACGGCATGAGACCCGACGGCGTGCCCGACACCTCCAGCGTGCAGTCCAACGAGGTCTGGGTCGGCGTGGTCTACTCCCTGGCTGCCACCATGATCCAGGAGGTGAGCagggaggatgctgctgctgctatgcTCACCAGGGTGTGCTCTGTGGGCGAGCTGATGGTGCTGTTCCCTCTCGTGCAGGGCATGGTGGAGGAAGGCTTCCGTACGGCGGAGGGCTGCTACCGGACCGTGTGGGAGCGGCTGGGCATGGCCTTCCAGACGCCGGAGGCCTACCGGGAGAAGAAGGTGTACCGCTCGCTGGCCTACATGCGGCCCCTCAGCATCTGGAGCATGCAGCTGGCCCTGGAGCGCCGGGCTGGCCGGgcacaggcactggcacagctcgCCCAGGGCCACAGCCACCCTTGAGCCTCgtggcactgggcagggcaCCACGGGTTGGGGGGTGCAGATGGCAGGCAGGGaccctcccctctctctctgtgctaGTACTCACAttgctgttttccttccctACCTCCACTACATGCCCTTGACCTCAGAGggcttccagctgctggtgctgagcacaAGGGGGGACCAGAGGTGTGGGGGATATATCCTCAGAGTGTGGTGGCTTAAGGAGTtgctgctggagcctgtgcCTCCCCTTCCCTATCGCTCAGGGCTCTGACAGCCTGCAGGCTCCCCAGCCATCCCAAACTGCAGCTGGTACCTTGCCCAGAGGCACAGGAGACCTCTCTCCTGCAGGCATTGGGCTGGGTGAGGTGGGCAGCTGtcctgcagggaaagaaaagggtgtgggtgtatgtgtgtgtgagatATTGGAGTGGTGCACTCAGGCACACGGATGCTGTAGTTGTCCTGGGGTGACACTGCACATTCTGactggctctgccccagcagggcctgtggcagatACAATCCCCAGGGGAGACCCGGCTCCCTGGACAGTGACAATCTGAGCCCAAGAAGCAGGTCCTGGTCTGGTACCATGGCCCCCTCCCTGCTGGTGCCGGGGGCAGGCAGTGGAGCACATGAAAGGGGATAAATCACTTCAGTTCTTAATAAATCTATCCAGCTGTCTACTCTTGTTCTTCTTTGGTGTCTTCTTTGGCACAGGATCAAATTGGAAGAGGGAACTCTTGCAATTCCCTTTTATCTTCCTGGATATAGGCTGGAGGGCTAGGGGGCAGAGAGGGGACAAGTCCCAGTGGTGTCTGGCTCTTGTGGAGCATTGCTgaagggagcagggatgtgcaCTTTACTCACTTCTCCAGATGCAATAGCAGCAGGTAAGACCTGCTTCTTGCttggctcctggctctgccctgccttgccagcagcagaggagagagcATTCCTCCTGGGAAGGCCTCTGTGGGCAGCAACTGAGCCACAGGGCTGCAGGCCCTCGACTACATCGAGTCCcttctgcccagggctgggcacccttctccttctttctctgccACTGCAGCAGTTGAAGGCTGTGCAATCCTGGTGTGGGAGGGATAGAAAGGAGGGAGCTCCTGTTGTGCCCACAGAAACACAGATCTCCTGGACAGATAGGCACTACATCCCTAGGACAGAGAGAGGGACACCCCAGTCCCCTTTCTGTATCAggatgctgtgcctgcagtgggggtgaaaTAACTTGAACAATTCCCtctttgcaaatatttgcaATCCACTATTTGCAGGGGGGAATGGAGAAAGGGGTGTCATGCTGCTTTTAGTATTG
This window encodes:
- the GBA2 gene encoding non-lysosomal glucosylceramidase codes for the protein MAAVEETVEWPLMRRYEGAAQGRGVAADGWRVCLAHSFEELRQPYGAGDVPLRDVLRHVGLALRYFRWWVKKTRIEKKKAFIDLLCAVPLQQIYGCPLGGIGGGTITRGWRGEFCRWQLNPGLYHYETVIANQFTVCLRCKGQTIYQQVLSVERPSSLQGWNWGYCGHYAFYHALYPRAWLVYELPGQQVVLTCRQVSPVIPHDYKDSSLPVGVFIWEVENGRDEDVEVSIMFSLQNGPGAAEAGSGGHWNEPFTFHKDGQRVAGVLLHHCPPVNPFTLAISAREKAGTGVTHVTAFNPTGLGREVWQDLLQDGRLDSPPGKSRPTEKGEVTAAAVCASCRVPAHGHKMLEFALAWDMPCVHFGSKEKLHLRRYTRFFGSNGDAAPALSHYALTHYEEWERKIEAWQDPILENSQLPSWYKSALFNELYFLTDGGTIWMEVPPDCRAEELQGPAGAGLSHLLPVLREYGRFAYLEGQEYRMYNTYDVHFYASFALIMLWPKLQISLQYDIAVTVVNEDVQPRQYLMCGQTAQVKMKNVVPHDIGDPGDEPWQRVNAYLMHDTADWKDLNLKFVLQVYRDYYLTHDSLYLRDMWPVCQAVMESELKFDTDNDGLIENGGFADQTYDAWVVHGASAYCGGLWLAAVCMMCKMAEVLGDTEIQQKYLGILNKGKEAFERMLWNGKYYNYDSSGSDTSISIMSDQCAGQWFLGACGLDQGEFEVFPKSHVLSALKTIFEKNVLGFAGGTMGAVNGMRPDGVPDTSSVQSNEVWVGVVYSLAATMIQEGMVEEGFRTAEGCYRTVWERLGMAFQTPEAYREKKVYRSLAYMRPLSIWSMQLALERRAGRAQALAQLAQGHSHP